Proteins from one Impatiens glandulifera chromosome 2, dImpGla2.1, whole genome shotgun sequence genomic window:
- the LOC124925356 gene encoding 30S ribosomal protein S21 codes for MNAIWRSSWKSFTSSSPGLTSLNSALNHWRGIRVKVRDSNLEQALTFMQRKMQSSGIERLIKNEQLYHIKNSEKRVLARKALERKLRSKELARKLQAVLVKKVRGM; via the exons ATGAATGCTATTTGGAGATCTTCATGGAAGAGTTTTACTAGTTCGAGTCCAGGACTGACCTCATTGAATTCGGCTCTTAATCACTGGAGAGGGATCCGAGTCAAAGTTCGAGACAGTAATCTGGAGCAAGCGCTAACTTTTATGCAGAGGAAAATGCAATCAAGCGGAATTGAGAGGTTGATCAAGAATGAGCAGCTTTATCATATCAAGAATTCCGAGAAACGAGTCCTTGCTCGCAAGGCCCTTGAGAGAAAGTTACGATCAAAAGAACTTGCTCGCAAGCTTCAGGCAGTCCTGGTTAAGAAAGTCAG GGGCATGTAA
- the LOC124925355 gene encoding casein kinase II subunit alpha-2-like, with product MALRPLHFITIAHPSWISLSTNFSSSFTALLNHSSPPPSEFSPTFPRRLYSSLPKQHRSSHNKKQQPSFSQDPSQTLKSSLSLPETLAQKIGKSMRRPGAPSKAKVYADVNVIRPKEYWDYESLTVTWGEQDDYEVVRKVGRGKYSEVFEGVHCTNNEKCVIKILKPVKKKKIKREIKILQNLCGGPNIIKLLDIVRDQQSKTPSLIFEHVNNTDFKVLYPTLSDFDIRYYIYELLKALEYCHSQGIMHRDVKPHNVMIDHEQRKLRLIDWGLAEFYHPGKEYNVRVASRYFKGPELLVDLQDYDYSLDLWSLGCMFAGMIFRKEPFFYGHDNYDQLVKIAKVLGTDELNTYLNKYRIDLDPHLAALVGRHSRKPWSKFVNAENQHLAVPEAIDFVDKLLRYDHHERPTAREAMAHPYFYPVRNAESNK from the exons ATGGCCTTAAGGCCTCTGCATTTCATCACCATCGCCCACCCGAGCTGGATTTCCCTCTCTACCAacttctcatcttctttcaccGCTCTTCTCAATCACTCTTCTCCGCCTCCGTCAGAGTTCTCCCCCACTTTTCCCCGTCGACTCTATTCGTCCTTGCCAAAACAACATAGATCCAGCCACAACAAGAAACAACAACCCTCTTTTTCTCAGGACCCTTCCCAAACTCTTAAGTCATCTCTCTCCCTTCCAGAAACCCTGGCGCAGAAGATTGGAAAATCCATGCGCCGTCCTGGCGCTCCCTCCAAGGCCAAGGTTTATGCCGACGTCAATGTCATCCGTCCCAAGGAATACTGGGATTATGAATCTCTCACCGTTACTTGGGG GGAGCAGGATGACTATGAGGTTGTGAGGAAAGTCGGAAGAGGGAAATACAGCGAGGTTTTCGAGGGCGTTCACTGCACCAATAATGAGAAATGTGTTATTAAGATTCTTAAAcctgtgaagaagaagaag ATCAAGAGAGAGATCAAGATTCTCCAGAACCTCTGTGGTGggccaaatattataaaattgctTGACATTGTCAGAGATCAGCAATCAAAGACTCCAAGTCTGATATTTGAACATGTGAACAACACAGATTTTAAAGTGCTATATCCCACACTTTCCGACTTCGATATTCGCTATTATATTTATGAACTTCTAAAG GCATTAGAATATTGTCATTCCCAAGGTATTATGCATCGAGATGTGAAGCCCCATAATGTGATGATTGATCACGAGCAACGAAAGCTCCGACTTATTGATTGGGGCCTTGCAGAATTCTATCATCCTGGAAAAGAATATAATGTTCGTGTTGCTTCAAG GTACTTTAAAGGACCTGAGCTCCTAGTTGATTTACAAGATTATGACTATTCTTTAGACTTATGGAGCCTTGGTTGCATGTTTGCGGGAATG ATTTTCCGTAAGGAGCCATTTTTCTATGGCCATGATAACTATGATCAGTTGGTCAAAATTGCAAAG GTTCTTGGGACTGATGAGTTAAATACATATTTGAATAAGTACCGCATAGATTTAGATCCTCACCTAGCTGCCCTCGTTGGGAG GCATTCTAGGAAACCATGGTCGAAATTTGTTAATGCTGAAAACCAACATTTGGCTGTTCCAGAG gcAATTGATTTTGTGGATAAGCTGCTGCGTTATGATCATCATGAAAGGCCCACTGCAAGAGAGGCCATG GCACATCCATATTTTTACCCTGTGAGAAATGCTGAAAGCAACAAGTAG
- the LOC124926944 gene encoding eukaryotic translation initiation factor 3 subunit E-like produces the protein MAKNDLTARIAPNLDRHLVFPLLEFLQELQIYPDEDILKAKIALLNNTNMVDYAMDIHKSLYHTEEVPQGMIERRVEVVGRLKALEEAAAPLITFLQNPNSVQELRSDQNHNIQLLNDKYQIGPNQIEALYQYAKFQFECGNYSGAADYLFQYRALCTDSDRSLSALWGKLAAEILMQNWDVALEELNRLKENIDSKSFVSPMNQVQSRIWLMHWSLFIFFSHDNGRTQIIDLFNQDKYLNAIQTNAPHLLRYLATAFIVNKRRRPQFKDFIKVIQTEQYSYRDPIIEFLEAVYVNYDFDEAQKKMKECEEVILNDPFLGKRVEEANFSTVPLRDEFLENARLFIFETYCKIHQRIDIRVLAEKLNLNYEDAERWIVNLIRTSKLDAKIDSMSGTVVMEPVHPNVYEQFIDQSKALSARTFKLASQLIERTQPQAA, from the exons ATGGCAAAGAACGACCTCACGGCGCGAATTGCTCCCAACTTGGATCGCCATCTGGTATTCCCTCTACTCGAGTTCCTCCAGGAACTCCAGATTTACCCTGATGAAGACATCCTCAAGGCTAAGATTGCGCTCCTCAATAACACCAACATGGTCGACTACGCCATGGACATTCACAAGTCTCTCTATCACACGGAGGAGGTTCCTCAAG GTATGATAGAAAGGAGAGTTGAGGTGGTTGGAAGGCTGAAAGCCTTGGAAGAAGCTGCTGCCCCTCTCATTACATTTTTGCAGAATCCAAATTCAGTTCAGGAgctaagatccgatcagaatcATAATATTCAGTTGCTCAATGATAAATACCAG ATTGGCCCTAATCAGATTGAAGCCTTGTATCAATATGCTAAGTTCCAGTTTGAGTGCGGCAACTACTCTGGTGCTGCTGATTATCTGTTCCAGTATAGGGCCCTATGCACTGATAGTGACAGGAGCTTGAGTGCATTATGGGGAAAACTTGCTGCTGAGATATTGATGCAGAACTGGGATGTTGCTCTCGAAGAACTTAATCGCTTGAAAGAAAATATCGACTCAAAG AGTTTTGTTTCTCCTATGAATCAAGTGCAAAGTAGAATATGGTTAATGCACTGGAGCTTGTTCATCTTTTTCAGTCATGATAATGGAAGAACACAAATCATTGATCTATTCAATCAGGACAA GTACCTTAATGCTATTCAAACAAATGCACCTCATCTGTTACGTTATCTGGCCACAGCGTTTATTGTCAACAAAAGGAGGAGACCTCAATTTAAAGATTTCATAAAGGTTATCCAGACAGAGCAGTATTCTTACAGAGATCCCATCATAGAGTTCTTGGAAGCTGTATATGTcaattatgattttgatgaagctcagaagaaaatgaaggaatgCGAAGAA GTCATTCTGAATGACCCATTCCTCGGAAAACGAGTGGAGGAAGCTAACTTTTCAACTGTACCATTGAGAGACGAGTTCCTTGAAAATGCCCGCctctttatttttgaaacctATTGCAAGATACACCAACGAATTGATATCAG GGTACTTGCTGAGaagttgaatttgaattatgaagATGCTGAGAGGTGGATAGTTAATCTCATTAGAACTTCTAAGCTCGATGCTAAGATTGATTCCATGTCAGGAACCGTTGTCATGGAACCTGTGCATCCTAATGT GTATGAGCAGTTTATCGATCAGAGTAAGGCTCTTTCTGCAAGAACATTCAAACTCGCTAGTCAGTTAATTGAACGCACACAGCCACAGGCTGCCTGA
- the LOC124926653 gene encoding biotin synthase, mitochondrial-like has protein sequence MMILVRSVRLSRRPFRWMIPSQYSDYSTSPSASAIHADRTIREGPRTNWTKDEVKSIYDSPVLDLLFHGAQVHRNAHNFREVQQCTLLSIKTGGCSEDCSYCPQSSRYNTGVNSQRLMNKDSVLEAAHKAKEVGSTRFCMGAAWRDTVGRKANFKQILEYVKQIRGMGMEVCCTLGMLEKQQALELKNAGLTAYNHNLDTSREYYPNIISTRTYDERLETINHVREAGINVCSGGIIGLGEAEEDRMGLLHTLATLPAHPESVPINALVAVKGTPLENQKPVEIWEMIRMIATARIIMPNAMVRLSAGRVRFSMPEQALCFLAGANSIFTGEKLLTTPNNDFDTDQLMFKVLGLVPKAPSFLDQDTENCSEEAAISGSA, from the exons ATGATGATTCTGGTTAGATCTGTTAGGCTCAGTCGACGGCCATTTCGGTGGATGATTCCGAGCCAATATTCAGATTACTCCACATCCCCTTCTGCATCCGCTATTCATGCAGATCGAACCATCCGAGAAGGACCGAGGACTAATTGGACAAAGGACGAAGTCAAGTCCATATACGATTCTCCCGTCCTCGACCTTCTCTTTCACGGG GCTCAGGTCCACAGAAATGCTCACAACTTTAGGGAAGTACAGCAGTGTACTCTATTATCTATCAAGACTGGAGGGTGCAGTGAAGATTGCTCTTATTGCCCTCAATCGTCTAGGTACAATACAGGGGTGAATTCCCAAAGGCTTATGAACAAGGACAGTGTTTTGGAAGCAGCACATAAG GCAAAGGAAGTTGGCAGTACTCGGTTCTGCATGGGTGCTGCATGGAGAGACACAGTGGGAAGGAAGGCTAATTTCAAGCAGATCTTGGAATATGTAAAACAAATAAG AGGCATGGGTATGGAGGTCTGCTGCACCTTGGGGATGCTAGAGAAGCAACAAGCTTTAGAACTGAAGAATGCAGGTCTTACAGCCTACAATCACAATCTGGATACTTCAAGAGAGTACTACCCCAATATAATATCAACTAGAACATATGATGAGCGATTAGAGACAATAAATCATGTTCGGGAAGCAGGAATTAATGTCTGTTCAG GTGGAATAATTGGGCTCGGAGAAGCAGAGGAGGATCGCATGGGTTTGCTGCATACCTTGGCAACACTCCCTGCACATCCAGAGAGTGTTCCCATCAATGCTCTTGTTGCAGTCAAAGGCACTCCCCTTGAAAATCAAAAG CCAGTTGAAATATGGGAGATGATCAGGATGATTGCTACAGCTCGTATAATCATGCCAAACGCAATGGTCAGGCTCTCGGCTGGGAGAGTTAGATTTTCCATGCCTGAACAGGCCTTGTGCTTCTTAGCCGGAGCTAATTCCATTTTCACTGGTGAGAAACTGTTGACTACTCCAAATAATGACTTTGATACGGATCAGCTCATGTTCAAGGTACTAGGATTAGTACCAAAAGCACCCAGCTTTCTTGATCAAGACACTGAGAATTGCTCAGAAGAAGCCGCTATTTCTGGTTCGGCTTGA